TTCATATATAactgaatttatttattattatcaaaattttacaaattccaACATAACAGTAACGAGTTTGCTAGTAATACAAATAACATTTTACAAGTTAATTTAATTAACGACGAATAACGTTAGAAAATTTTGCAAGCTATAGGCGAATAATTTTACAAACTACACGGTATACGTTTCCAAAGGGTTTCTCTGCAAAGGAACGTCAGATTATCCATAGCGATGCCATCAAAGTACTCTTGGAATACAAAGAAAAGGGTTAATTACATAAACCACTATTTACATAAGTTATTACTgctatttatatgtatatctagTTACATAAACGTCCAAGCTGATATTTGTCCATACTAACAAAGATCTCTTCGATCCGCGAAGcaacaaatattttcaatttcaaagCTACTACACCCAAACTGAAAAAGGGAACCGGAGAAAGAGTTCAATTACACGATATAAACTACAGCCAAACAACTTCCTCGACGGTAAAAATACTTGTCTCGTGCCATTTCGCCTTCTATCCCTCTACTACTTGCTAGGACCATGGCGTGAAATGCCGAGAACCCAGTAAAACTACGAATTAAACTTCAATTTACTCGAACTGAAGCTCAACGAAGCATAAATCGAGTAACCAAGAGGGACTTAGAAACAGCCACGAAGCCACTAGTATAATTCGTATCGACGAGTTCGCAGACCACTAAACAGCGTccaaagagaaaaggaaaccAGAGAAGCCAGAGAATACGGAGAGAAATGTCGCCATCAAGGTGTTAAACGACGCGTTTCGAATTCGACACTTGCGAACAGGAGCTACTTGCGTGGAGAATAGCGGAGACTCTTCTTTTTCTACGCTGAAGCAAGGTACGAAAAAAGAACGTGGAAGATAAAAGAATGGGAACAAGTGAAATAAAAAAGCGAAGAAGGATGGTAGAATGTGGGAAAGGGCTGTTTCCCGCGCGAAATGAAGCGAAGATTTAGCAGGGGTTGGAGAAAAGGATTGGTTGAGGTTGTTGTGGAATCCAAGGTCACGGGACCAACTGCTTCTAGACGACTGCCTCCGCAACGACGAAACCACGCAGCGAAATACGAAAGAACGAACAGTGGCTAGTTTGATGAATTTAGGAAATAGAGGCGCgacattattattttattgaagattaaaatttaatatcgtattatattagaaatatataaacGTTAATATATTAGCAATATTTGAGCACATTTTTCTGTTCGTGTAACGTCGTGCACCGATGCACGAATTTACAAATTAAGTTTAACCGGTACCAACGACGCGATGACTCTTTTCCCGAACTGTGTACTTACCTGACCATTGTCGTTTAGCCTAGAATTTGGATCAGAAGAAAGAATAGAGATAGAAAGAAGGGTATTTATTCATTGCAAATCTAAGTGCAAGCAACAGcacgctgctgtagaatccagacggttaaaaatgagaaaaatcgcAGTTTCCTACGACTTTCAGCCTATAACTgtaataaatttacatttcttaAATCTAAATCTCTATCCGATTATTAGCAGACCGCAGGTATTTCTTAACACGCGCCTGTACAAATTCATATGTTTGCAAACGcgactatgaaaatgaaatctaAGCCGAGATTTATTCTCCCATttataatatgttacaacgatatttatttcgcgttagatattttgatatttccTCATCTTACGTGCATTCTGTATGCTTTCGTACCTTTAAATTTCCGCCAGGAAAATAAGTATCCGCAACCTAGTTACTTAGTCAATACATAGTTTAAGTGTATttactataatttataatttaagtcTACGTTCAAAGTAAATCCGCTGACGCACACTGTCGATTAACTCAACTTAAATAACGATCTATTTTCCTAGAAgagttattaatatttataggtGACTTTGTTGCATAGCGATGACCGAACAGTATCCAGACGGAAGTGTAACAATCTCATTTATTACTGTTAGACATGTGTAAATAGCGTCGGAACAGAATTAGCTAAATGTTCAGTAACGTTATTAACTATCGTTGCTAGTCAAAGTAATTAGAATCGCGGGATCTTTTTATCTCGCGCTTCTGGAAAGTgtcgttaattaataaaaataataagcaaTGTCGCATGACGTATTTCGTTTATGACGGTTACTTTATTCATTAGTGTCATTTTACTTCACTTTCGCGTAATTGGTAGAACAGTAGTACGCTACATATCGATTTAATAGATTACGAGAAGTTTAACAAtcgtataattattaaaattatgatACTACTTTTATTCTTATCTTCGCTTAGTTCAATTAGTAAAAACTTGCGGCTAAAGCAGGATTAAGATAAAGTCAAGATTTTAAGATAGttgtaaataaagataaattgcgataaaaaatatagataaattgtTAGTCGATAAATAATTCTGTATAATTGTTGTATAAACGTTAAAATTATAGATGACAGATTACATTGAAATGAAAAAACTTGTATGCtgtcaaatattaaaataaatttccattcgTACTCATAAAGGTTCAGTAATTCATAGCAAAATTCTTTAGATAAAAGCGAACCTTATATATCTCgacttttgtttctttttgtaTCGTGTTTCCATTTTTTCTAAAAAGAACCTCTATGAAattctcatttcatttttggcttaattaaatttaattaataagaaTTTGAATGAGAAATAAAGCGTGCGAAGATTTAatgaattttttcatttcaacTTAATTTAATAGATAAAAATTTGCGCGTACGGCAAAATTTATCAGGATTtaagataattaaaatttgtctatATGAATTTATGGAATGTACgtcaaattttcatttttacaatataacaatttaattaaatttgttatttaataatctAGACAATTTAAAATCTcacaatttaattaaatcttaatTCTTAGAAATATAAACATTGTTATCGATAAATCGTGCATAGGTAGATATCCAGATTCCTTTGGAAGACCTCTTTTTACctggaattttatttcaacttTTAAAAGATTTGTTAAATTTTTGGAGGATGATTCCTAAGCAACTTTCGTGCCGTGAATTTTATCTCAATTTTAAAAGATCTTTCGAGCTTCTCGGAAGACCATTGCCAAGCACATTCGTCtcgaattttatttcgatcTTGAAGAATTTGAAAAACGGGAATTGTCATGATTGATTCATTTCATTTTCTgaagattataaatattttgtggaACTTTAGAATTATTTATAGAATCCCTGAGCAATTTAGCGGaggatttatttttaaatcgcACAACAATATTACATCATATTATAAAGAAAACGACTGTCACGCCTGCTGCGATCGTGAGAAGAAAAATTTTTGGTATATACACAGAAAAATATCGAACGAAGTatctgttgttatttctatactcggAGGTAAAAACgtttattgcacgcgcttacaaaaactagggataaaaacaaaaaaacatcttaagcctatcgattaaatctatcgatcgtAAATAggattatcttctagttactatttcttataactaacgcatctgcatatggatgacgagcacgaactcacgttgtcattttcaacagtatCGATGGAACAGATCAGTCAGGAGTTAATGAAACTTAAGGAAGCCTACAACTTTAGCATTGGGGTACTTAACGTGACAGTCTCCGAAAACCAAGCAATTCGATGATTTCGCGAATCGTTGCACCCTCGAATGGATCACGCCGAAAATAGAAACGTTACACAAGCAACGTTTAATCCACTGGATTAGTTGGCTCGATTTAAGAGCCGAAACATCGATCGATGTTTGCTAAACTTTAAAAAAAgcttttttcttgttttgctTCTCCGAATTTCTCGCTTATCTCGTTACTCTCGGAGTACTGAACTATATTTTTTCCCACTTATTCGTGTTATCATTTATTTAACGGAGATGAGACCGAGACGCAGCTGCAGTACATCAAATATCATCAGAACAATGTCTGACTGCAATTAGAGCGATCATTGTTAGATGTAATGCTTGTGTTGCTGCAAGAGACCAGCATTTTGAACAGTATCTTCATCTATTAAATAGACGATAATACggacaaataaatataaataaataagcgTAGAAACGAAAACCTTCTTGCTTCTCTTTTTGCGACTTTCTGCAAAATGAAGCAAAAACGAGCGATTCTCAAAATGATTTTCTTCTCTTATTTTATCGGCCTTCTACACGCTCACGAGATTTTACCATTTAAATTGGGAGTGTCCTGTATATTACTTgatataaattaaacaatacACGCATAAGTCTACACGATATCGTGCTTTATCGAGCTGCTGATTAATTCAATCACAAAATAATaccatttaatatattattcgaTTTAATTATATTACCATTATCGATTAGCTCATATTACGTATCACGTGTAAACTTGTACCACACGAGGGAACTGACATTTTCTAATTTATTCGTTGGTGCCATTTGAAACACACtcgaacagagagagagagaaacagaaaaCGACGCGatcaactctctctctctctctctctctccctcgtcCCTTTcccaaatattttttcaaacttGCTCGTTCGTTTCAAACTCGTGGATGCCCTCTTAAATCCCCATCCCGTACACAAATCAATTTATCCAACAAATATATTCAGCCGAATGTtaaagaagaaaagtggaagTTGAAAAGAAACGGACGTGAAGAAGCATGAAATTCCTGCTTCAGTCGGAGACGAAGAATAATGGCAGAGTATTTTGGAGGAAGGGGTGAATAATCggacaaaagagaagaacgtGAAACGATCAGGACGCGGAAAGAGGAACGAAGGAAGCCACGAGGACGCTTCCGCCGATCGGAGGTGCGCAGAAGCGCCGGTGCTCGGTGTCACGCGCCGCGACGAGGGCTAACGCAGTCGTGATTCGCGCGGCGTCCGTGTCAGTTCGCCGTTTTCCGCGAAACATTCAAAGTGCCACGTTTTACTCGAGCTCGAAACACAGCCGCGCCAATATTCAACTGGTTCTGTGGATCTCTTCAAAATTTCTTTCGCATAATTGCAGTGTTGAAGGTTCGAAGAAGTCGGAAGTTGAAGGTCAAGAGCGCGACTGCTTCGCTtacgaaagaagaaaacgtTGGATAGTTGGAAGTTCGAAGAGGTTGGAAGCTGAAGATCACCGGCCCGAGTGATTTGGTTTTCAGAGGAGAAAACGGTAAGGAGGACGAGGAAGACCAAGAAATTATTATACTGCTTTCTGCGGATTCTCCCAAAAACTTTTTAAGATGGCTGCGAATTAGAAAGTTTAAAGAAGTTGGAAATTGAAGGTCGGGGGTGCAAGAGCCTTGGTTTAGAGGGGAAAAAGTTTTGCAATCGAGGAAGTCGAGGAAATGATTACAATTCTAAAGTAATATTATTATgctgttttttcttttcctttttttttctgtgGATTTTCATTACTTTCTTTAAGGAAGCTGAGAAGTTGAAGATTTAAGGAAGTTGGGGACTGAAGATCAATATAcctgaaataaatattattcacCTGTCTTCTGCGAATTTTTACAAAGTTTCTGCAAGGAATCCGACCCTTTGCTTTAGAGGacaagatttattttattttattattatggattTCCCTAAAATTTCTTAATGGAAATTAGAAAATCAGTGAGCTGAAAGACTTGAAAACGGGAAGCTGATGGTAAAACTGCATTGGTTCAGCAGGGATAGAATTTAAAAAGTCGAGTTGGAACGATCGAGATAACATCGCGCGACTGTTTCCTATGGATTCTTTTGAAATTTCCTAAAAGAAGAACGGTAAAAGCAAGTCCAAAGAAGCTTGAGAACCGACAATTAAAGAAATAGCTGCTCTAGCTTAGCAGGAAAATATCGCCAAAGTCGAGGAAGACAACAAATTGAAGAAAACGGAAAATATTTGTGAAACTATCTTATTCAAGCAGAAGTGGAAGTTTGGAAGTTAAGAAAGACTAAGAAGTTTCGTGTAACAAACGTTCCGGAAATTAGAAAAATGAGATTGACAGTGGAAGTGCTTTCAGCAGAAAGAGGAGTTTCAACATCGAGTGATCGACAATGATTCTATCAGTGATAATTAGGAGCTCGAATGTTTGGAATTAAGTTTGAGTGCCTGAGAGAAATTTGATGTGTCGTTTAAGAACTCAAGGAACTTCGTATTAAAAATAGATATCTAAATAGACCATACCTTAAACAGATCGTAAATTAGGCTTCCAGATTAAAGGAAATTGAAcgcttaaaaataaaaatgaaaagttgCAAATAATTATCCACGAGCCACGACTACGTATTTTGAAGCTTAATCTCCCTTAAATCAATTTCAACGTGCTCCGAGGACCCAGCAAAGTAAATCACACGAGTAAGTTTACCCGAGAGACCACTCCATTCAAGAAAAACAACTAACCAATCTCCAACTTAGTTCGAACGAATCATTTCCATTCTTCCATCAAAACTTCAAATTCTATTAGCGATACAAAAACTCTGACAACTCTCGATTTATTCCACGATCAACTGAAAACGACGCAACCAGCTCTTCAAACAAATCCAAACCGATCTTCACTACCGTTTCTAACGAAAGAGTTTTAAAATTACGATTTAATAGGAATTCCACGATATATCGAAAATGATGCAATCGGTTCTCTGAACCACAAGCGAACTAAATTACACtcgattttatttccattaataaCAAATCTCTAAATTTGCCAGTGAAAACGATGGAATCAAGTTTCTGAACCAAAGAAAACCAATCAGTACCAACCCACGTACTTCTATCAAAAACACACCAACGATTCGCGTGGAATGACCAGCCTTCACCATGGATCCTACAACTACCCTGGCTCCCAAAGTCATTTCCTCCGCTCTCCAAACCTATCTCCAAAACTTCACCGCTTTCACCAACACCACGAACACCGTTCTGCCTCTCAGAGACTctttatatatcgtaataccagtGACCATAATTTATCTGTCGATCTTCATAACCGGTACAATCGGAAACATCAGCACGTGCATCGTGATCGCACGCAATAAGTCGATGCACACAGCCACCAACTATTATCTATTCAGCCTGGCGGTGTCAGACCTGTTGCTGTTAGTCTCTGGTCTCCCAGCAGAGATCTATATGGTCTGGTTCAAGTATCCGTACATATTCGGTGAAGTTTTCTGCGTTCTTCGTGGCCTGGCAGCGGAAACCTCCACGAACGCTTCGGTGCTGACCATTGCAGCGTTCACCATCGAAAGATATTTCGCTATTTGTCATCCGTTCTTTTCGCAAACCATGTCAAAGCTGACGAGAGCGGTGAAGCTGATTCTTGTAATTTGGTTACTGAGTCTGATTTTCGCATTGCCACTGGCGTTGCAATTCGGAGTTGTCCAGCATTACAGCAATCCAAAGATGGTGATGTGTACCGTGAAGAGAGTTCTGATCGAGTATTTGTTCGAATGTTCCACGCTCTTCTTCTTCGTGATGCCGATGATTCTCATTACGGTGCTGTACGCGTTGATTGGACTGAAACTGAGGAAGTCGAATATGATGAAGAGAAGCAGAGGCAGCGGCGAGAGTGGAAGCTGTAGGCATCATCCTGGAAAATCGTCGAGGAGAGTGCTGAAGATGCTTGGTGAGTTTCATTTTTCAGTAATTCTTGTCAGTTTTACGTCGGTATGTTTGATATGGCATTTTTTAAGCGATCGTTAAAACGAAGCGAAAAATGTGGTAAAGAAAACGTGGATCTTTTTACGAAGTCAACTGATTGTGAAAACAGAGAAACGAAGTAAGTGGGAAATATAGGAGAGGATGAGAttgatatagaataaaaaggaaaaaacgaaaagaaaatatacTCGATGAAATGAgatatcttctttcttttctaaagtCGATAGGGatgatattggtataaatatataaggaaAACATCAACTTTTGTATAATATCGTTGATATTAATATCGATGTAAAATGTCGATTTATAAACAGGAATTCAAGAAATGGGTTTCTGCGAATGTTTCGAACATTGATCTTAAAACTATATGCGTATAATTttctgggggggggggggattatTGATACATTATTGAGAAGCAAACGAACgagtaaaatattatacaaatgtataatataaaagtttACTGGAGTAGATCTCGGAATGTAtccaaatattgaaaaattgattatattatTCAGGAAGTAATTACATTACTATGTAATAAGAATTGCTAATTCTCGCCACTCTAAGTAATGGTAATTAATCTTCTAAGATCTGGTCATTGGTAGATTAAATGTTTTCGCAGCATCGTCGTATTTTAATTCACTAAAATACGTTTCCCGAATGCACATAAATAAGTTCAAAGAACACAAAATGATAACCATCGAGGTAacaattttgttaaaaaaaaagaaagcataATGAATAGCTCCTTGTCCAAACCGCAAGATTATTTTTCTTAAATCTTGGATCAATTTtaccatttaattaaattctCAGATCTTATAATTCATCCACTTGTTATCAAAAGAAGCACTGATCGTTAAACAACGAAagaaaacattttatatatgttCATTCTCTTAAAATCAAGAAAGGATCAACAGGAAAAGCTTGATTCGAAAGCCATCCCTATTATTGTCCACTATAGAAAGAGTCAAACCTATCGACTATCAGGTGTCAGCCAGTGAGTTGTTTAAAAAGGGGAACTGAAGGGTAGGAGACGACCTGGAGTTCGATCCTTTCTCCAAGGAAACGATCGTGCAACCAGGAAAAAGGGAAGGAAACATCTTTTGCTGAAGGGTTGTCTGATTTAGATCGAAAGGTAGTAGCACTTAACTCGAATCAGCGCTTTTTCAGGAACGGGAGTTTCAGACCTATAAAagggataaataaataaagaaatggaACCTCTGTCGATAATGaaattatcatttttcttaaaaatgtcATTCTCCGTTATTTTCAGTTTTCAAATTCAATAATTCCTTCGTCGTCGCCAGCTTCCAAATTCCATAATTCAGCGTGAAATAATATCTACCTTTAATATTTGGATAAATTCAACGTTAAATGTAAAAAGTCAATGTTAAGTGATTTTTAACTTCGATGTCTTCCATTTTACTTGTAGCTGATTCTTGTTTTAATTGGAATTTATTTTTAGAACAAAATGACACCTTCACGTGCGGGTATGAAAATACATGATTCCAAgaaataatttgttaatatatATCTTGCTCTACGATCTACGATCTAAATTGCAGCAATTTGCGGTAATTATAAACACTTTAACTCGTAATGATTGGTATGCACTTAATCGAATATAAACGGCGTAATGTATCGAAAAATATCGTAATTCGGAGCATAAGGGTAAAACCAAATAATGCGAGAGATATTTCGTGAGGCGGAAAAGAAATAACACGAACGAAGCGTATctcgtttaaaaataaaattttatcgaatGAAAACGTTCGAAACGTCGGAAACATCCTTTGTCTCTTTATAACGATAATAAAATTCGTATCTTATAATCAACAGTTTTCCACATTACAAGAAACATTACGTTATAAGAAAAATAGCGGAACCGTGTTCGATCTTCGCTAAACGACCTAATATTCGCTATTCCTTGTTATTCGAGCCGTCACCCACAGACAACAGTCACCCACAGAGTTTTCGTTACGTttcgaaaaaatatagaaatgagAATTTCTACCGTGAGACGTCCGTCTGAGATTAGAAATCCGAAAAACCTCATTAACGAAAAGATACTCTGGTAAACGTTTTGATATATTAGGATGTTCTTTCGATCAAGGATTAGATCGATCGTGGAGGAACGATGCTCGATTCAATTGAGAGGGTTGAAAGTATCAATCACGATCAGTCGCAGGAATCGTTATTCATTTAGGAACTGAAATATCTCCCATTGATCGTCAGTTTAGTTTCACTCGAAACTtcaaaaggaaaaggaaatgaCGAATGGAATGGATTCGTAAGTGAATTTCGAAGATTCGATCGATGAAATTTTGTAAGTTGAGAATTTCTCAAATGATTTAAGACACTTGTGATACTAAAACGCTTTGTTAGATCTTGAAATAATCTTAACGTTAACGTAAGAATGTCGATACGTTTGTAGCATGAACATAACTCGCGTATATACCAGGTTCCATCCctatatacaattttataaatattacgagTTATCGGTAGCACCATGGCAAATTGAAAAAACGCCATTTACATGTTCATATTTTAATACAGGACAAATAGTATAATTTATAGCGAAAGGTAGTTGCCTGAACGATTTCAATAATTGCAAAGCTTAA
Above is a genomic segment from Bombus vancouverensis nearcticus chromosome 13, iyBomVanc1_principal, whole genome shotgun sequence containing:
- the LOC117161989 gene encoding pyrokinin-1 receptor, yielding MDPTTTLAPKVISSALQTYLQNFTAFTNTTNTVLPLRDSLYIVIPVTIIYLSIFITGTIGNISTCIVIARNKSMHTATNYYLFSLAVSDLLLLVSGLPAEIYMVWFKYPYIFGEVFCVLRGLAAETSTNASVLTIAAFTIERYFAICHPFFSQTMSKLTRAVKLILVIWLLSLIFALPLALQFGVVQHYSNPKMVMCTVKRVLIEYLFECSTLFFFVMPMILITVLYALIGLKLRKSNMMKRSRGSGESGSCRHHPGKSSRRVLKMLVAVVIAFFICWAPFHIQRLVATHGTNSEDHMSSNSKLDEFLYTLMTYISGVLYYVSTSINPILYNIMSNKFRVAFMETLSRSCRIPGLAIRTEQRSYSSLPRSQQRAIGSRNMGTRGTGIIHDSTDCSGNSGHHSLQQNAQPLAEHLNAESTRNNVDKKDNEDIGRLEDSKEIKNKDVGCCKRSRKSRPARYATVKLSNASQSQKKWWRLLKWFPGLKSLKLAGRSTCTVPENSPLRRSELRREEISMTLWNETNEQNTV